Proteins from a genomic interval of Pseudomonas anuradhapurensis:
- the dibA gene encoding phosphodiesterase DibA encodes MSVSVRDALRMAALYVVLSVLWLILAEVVLQSMTDDPLAQTVGRQINVVVWVLFSALLIYVSRVRLLNFIGRGARLRCEDRERLRMAAAVFDSTLEGVLVTDRQGLIVHVNRAFMRITGYQQDEVIGQRPNKFKSGRHGLAFYQQIFTTLAEKGEWSGEIWNRRKSGEIYPQWQTICAIHDDEGELSHYVAVFSDISAIKHSEQELAYLAHHDPLTGLPNRLLFTDRVGQALTAAQANKRGCALLLLDLDHFQSINDGLGHTIGDQLLKLVGERLGEVVGSGVTLARLGGDEFGVLAENCQQVGQAGKLAQGIIERMREPFQFDGHRLFISVSAGISLFPSDALSAEQLLRNADSALYKAKSNGRACYALYTEELTAHAQHRVETAGELRRALEQDELRVFYQPVHDLATGRPVGVEALVRWQHPQRGLVPPGEFIPIAERTGLIAEIDAWVLHQACRQMVQWQGQGQQLEFVAVNISSRLFGQHELYQQVAEVLHETGLAPALLELEVTESAVMEDPEVALEQLHRLRELGVTLAIDDFGTGYSSLLRLKRLPVQKLKIDQGFVAGLPLDEDDIAIVRVIIALARSMGMQVHAEGIEQAEQASFLLQELCQLGQGYWFGRPVPPADLHWG; translated from the coding sequence ATCCGTCCTGTGGCTGATACTGGCCGAGGTGGTACTGCAGAGCATGACCGATGATCCCCTGGCACAGACCGTGGGGCGGCAGATCAACGTGGTGGTCTGGGTACTGTTCAGTGCCTTGCTGATTTACGTGTCGCGGGTGCGCCTGCTCAACTTCATCGGCCGTGGCGCGCGCTTGCGCTGCGAAGACCGCGAGCGGCTGCGCATGGCGGCTGCCGTGTTCGACAGTACCCTCGAAGGCGTGCTGGTGACCGACCGCCAGGGCCTGATCGTGCACGTAAACCGGGCTTTCATGCGCATTACCGGCTACCAGCAGGACGAAGTCATTGGCCAGCGCCCGAACAAGTTCAAGTCGGGCCGCCATGGCCTGGCGTTCTACCAGCAGATTTTTACCACCCTGGCGGAGAAGGGCGAGTGGAGCGGCGAAATCTGGAACCGACGCAAGAGTGGCGAAATCTACCCGCAATGGCAGACCATTTGCGCCATTCACGATGACGAAGGTGAACTCAGCCACTATGTGGCGGTGTTCAGCGATATCAGCGCGATCAAGCATTCAGAGCAGGAACTGGCCTACCTGGCCCACCATGACCCGCTGACCGGCCTGCCCAACCGCCTGCTGTTCACCGACCGGGTCGGGCAGGCCCTGACCGCAGCCCAGGCCAACAAGCGCGGCTGTGCCCTGCTGTTGCTGGACCTCGACCACTTCCAGAGCATCAACGACGGCCTTGGCCACACCATTGGCGACCAGCTGCTCAAGCTGGTGGGCGAGCGCCTCGGCGAGGTGGTGGGCAGCGGCGTGACTTTAGCGCGCCTGGGTGGCGACGAGTTCGGTGTGCTGGCAGAGAACTGCCAGCAGGTCGGCCAGGCGGGCAAGCTGGCGCAGGGCATCATCGAGCGCATGCGCGAGCCGTTCCAGTTCGATGGTCATCGCCTGTTCATCAGTGTGAGTGCGGGCATCAGCCTGTTCCCCAGCGATGCCTTGAGCGCCGAGCAGTTGCTGCGCAATGCCGACTCGGCCCTGTACAAGGCCAAGAGCAACGGGCGGGCCTGCTATGCGCTTTATACCGAAGAGCTGACCGCTCACGCCCAGCATCGGGTCGAAACCGCCGGCGAGCTGCGCCGGGCGCTGGAGCAGGATGAGCTGCGAGTGTTCTACCAGCCGGTGCACGACCTGGCGACCGGTCGACCGGTCGGGGTCGAAGCGCTGGTGCGCTGGCAGCACCCGCAGCGCGGCCTGGTGCCGCCGGGCGAGTTCATCCCGATTGCCGAGCGCACCGGGCTGATTGCCGAGATCGACGCCTGGGTGCTGCACCAGGCATGTCGGCAGATGGTGCAATGGCAAGGTCAGGGCCAACAGCTGGAATTCGTCGCGGTGAATATCTCCAGCCGCTTGTTTGGCCAGCATGAGTTGTACCAGCAAGTGGCCGAAGTGCTGCACGAAACCGGCCTGGCCCCGGCCTTGCTGGAGCTGGAGGTTACCGAGAGCGCGGTGATGGAAGACCCGGAAGTGGCGTTGGAGCAATTGCATCGCCTGCGTGAGCTGGGCGTGACCTTGGCCATCGACGACTTCGGCACTGGGTATTCATCATTGCTGCGGCTGAAGCGCCTGCCGGTGCAGAAGCTGAAGATCGACCAGGGCTTTGTCGCCGGGTTGCCGCTGGACGAGGACGATATCGCGATCGTCCGGGTGATCATCGCCCTGGCCCGCAGCATGGGGATGCAGGTGCATGCCGAGGGTATCGAGCAGGCCGAGCAGGCCAGCTTCCTGCTGCAGGAGCTGTGTCAGCTGGGGCAGGGATACTGGTTCGGGCGGCCGGTACCACCTGCGGATTTGCACTGGGGTTGA
- a CDS encoding methionine ABC transporter permease, with the protein MWFDRLLEGLLDTLLMVGVSSLIALLAGVPMAVLLVTSDKGGIFQAPVLNRALGAFVNLFRSIPFLILMVALIPFTRLVVGTTYGVWAAVVPLTIAATPFFARIAEVSLREVDHGLVEAAQAMGCRRWHIVWHVLLPEALPGIVGGFTITLVTLINSSAMAGAIGAGGLGDIAYRYGYQRFDSQIMLTVIAMLVALVGLIQLGGDRLAKGLNKR; encoded by the coding sequence ATGTGGTTTGATCGCCTGCTCGAAGGCTTGCTCGATACCTTGTTGATGGTCGGCGTGTCGTCGCTAATTGCCCTGTTGGCCGGGGTGCCGATGGCGGTATTGCTGGTCACCAGTGACAAGGGCGGGATCTTCCAGGCCCCCGTGCTGAACCGGGCGCTGGGCGCCTTCGTCAACCTGTTCCGCTCGATCCCGTTCCTGATCCTGATGGTCGCGCTGATCCCCTTCACCCGCCTGGTGGTAGGCACCACCTACGGTGTGTGGGCGGCAGTGGTGCCGCTGACCATTGCCGCCACGCCGTTCTTCGCGCGGATTGCCGAGGTCAGCCTGCGCGAGGTCGACCACGGCCTGGTGGAAGCGGCACAGGCCATGGGTTGCCGGCGCTGGCACATCGTCTGGCACGTGTTGCTGCCCGAGGCGCTGCCGGGGATCGTGGGGGGATTCACCATTACCCTGGTAACGCTGATCAACTCCTCGGCCATGGCCGGGGCGATTGGCGCCGGAGGCCTGGGGGATATTGCCTACCGTTATGGCTACCAGCGCTTCGACAGCCAGATCATGCTGACCGTGATCGCCATGCTGGTGGCGCTGGTGGGGTTGATCCAGCTGGGTGGCGACCGGTTGGCGAAAGGCTTGAACAAGCGGTGA
- the tcyJ gene encoding cystine ABC transporter substrate-binding protein: MSKFAKPLLNASLALLLGAGLLSQAFAGEQLKTIQEKGVINVGLEGTYPPFSFQDENGKLTGFEVELSELLAKELGVKAKVQPTKWDGILAALESKRLDVVINQVTISEERKKKYDFSEPYTISGIQALILKKKAEQLNIHKAADLAGKKVGVGLGTNYEQWVKQDVPQADVRTYEDDPSKFADLRNGRIDAILIDRLAALEYAQKAKDTQLAGDAFSRLESGVALRKGEPELLAAINKALDKLKADGTLAKLSEKYFGADVTK; this comes from the coding sequence ATGTCGAAATTCGCCAAACCGCTACTCAACGCCAGCCTGGCTCTCCTGCTGGGTGCCGGCCTGCTCAGCCAGGCCTTTGCCGGCGAACAGCTGAAGACCATCCAGGAAAAAGGCGTGATCAACGTCGGCCTGGAAGGCACCTACCCACCGTTCAGCTTCCAGGACGAGAACGGCAAGCTGACCGGCTTCGAAGTCGAGCTGTCGGAACTGCTGGCCAAGGAACTCGGCGTCAAGGCCAAGGTGCAGCCGACCAAGTGGGACGGCATCCTCGCCGCACTGGAGTCCAAGCGCCTGGACGTGGTGATCAACCAGGTGACCATTTCCGAGGAGCGCAAGAAGAAGTACGACTTCTCCGAGCCCTACACCATCTCCGGTATCCAGGCGCTGATCCTGAAGAAGAAGGCCGAGCAGCTGAACATCCACAAGGCCGCCGACCTGGCCGGCAAGAAGGTTGGCGTGGGCCTGGGTACCAACTACGAGCAGTGGGTGAAACAGGATGTGCCGCAAGCCGATGTGCGCACCTATGAAGACGACCCGAGCAAGTTTGCCGACCTGCGCAACGGCCGTATCGACGCCATCCTGATCGATCGCCTGGCCGCGCTGGAATATGCACAGAAAGCCAAGGACACCCAGCTGGCCGGCGATGCCTTCTCGCGCCTGGAAAGCGGCGTGGCCCTGCGCAAAGGCGAGCCGGAACTGCTGGCCGCGATCAACAAGGCACTGGACAAGCTCAAGGCTGACGGCACGCTGGCCAAGCTGTCCGAGAAGTACTTCGGTGCCGATGTCACCAAATGA
- a CDS encoding LLM class flavin-dependent oxidoreductase, whose translation MAKQILLNAFNMNCIGHINHGLWTHPRDTSTQYKTLDYWTNLARLLERGLFDGLFLADIVGTYDIYGQSLDVTLKESIQLPVNDPLLLVSAMAAVTRHLGFGLTANLTYEAPYLFARRLSTLDHLSNGRVGWNIVTGYLDSAARAMGLAQQPEHDRRYDQADEYLQVLYKLLEGSWADDAVVADRQQRVYARPDRVRKVRHQGEFYQVEGYHLSEPSPQRTPVLFQAGSSARGLAFAGNHAECVFISGQDKAATRAQVDKVRAAAQAAGRDAQAVKVFMGITVIVAATEQQAQARHAEYLQHASAEAGVAHFAASTGIDFAAFELDEPIAFRQGNAIQSATRQLQDNAWTRRRLLQQHALGGRYVTLVGAPEQVAEQLIAWIDETGLDGFNLTRTVTPESFEAFIDLVIPQLQQRGRYKTAYAEGTLREKLFQADHPYLPADHPGSTYRFASAPTPTGALHHA comes from the coding sequence ATGGCCAAGCAGATCCTGCTCAATGCCTTCAACATGAACTGCATCGGGCACATCAACCACGGCCTGTGGACTCACCCGCGGGATACCTCGACCCAGTACAAGACTCTCGACTACTGGACCAACCTGGCGCGGCTGCTGGAACGCGGCCTGTTCGACGGGCTGTTCCTCGCCGATATCGTCGGTACCTACGACATCTATGGCCAGTCGCTTGACGTCACCCTCAAGGAGTCGATCCAGCTGCCGGTCAACGACCCGCTGCTGCTGGTCTCGGCCATGGCTGCCGTCACCCGCCACCTGGGCTTCGGCCTTACCGCCAACCTCACCTACGAGGCGCCGTACCTGTTCGCCCGGCGTCTTTCCACCCTGGACCACCTGAGCAATGGCCGGGTGGGCTGGAACATCGTTACCGGCTACCTCGACAGTGCCGCCCGGGCCATGGGCCTGGCGCAGCAACCTGAGCATGACCGCCGCTACGACCAGGCCGACGAATACCTGCAGGTGCTGTACAAGCTGCTGGAAGGCAGCTGGGCCGACGATGCGGTGGTCGCCGACCGCCAGCAGCGCGTCTATGCGCGGCCCGACAGGGTACGCAAGGTCCGCCACCAAGGTGAGTTCTACCAGGTCGAGGGCTATCACCTGAGCGAGCCGTCGCCGCAGCGCACGCCGGTGCTGTTCCAGGCCGGCAGTTCCGCGCGTGGCCTGGCCTTCGCCGGCAACCATGCCGAATGCGTGTTCATCAGTGGCCAGGACAAGGCCGCCACCCGCGCCCAGGTAGACAAGGTGCGGGCCGCTGCCCAGGCCGCTGGGCGCGACGCGCAGGCGGTCAAGGTGTTCATGGGCATCACGGTGATCGTCGCGGCCACCGAGCAACAGGCCCAGGCCAGGCACGCCGAGTACCTCCAGCATGCCAGTGCCGAGGCGGGGGTGGCGCATTTCGCGGCCTCCACCGGTATCGACTTTGCCGCCTTCGAGCTGGACGAACCGATCGCCTTCCGCCAGGGCAATGCCATCCAGTCCGCCACGCGCCAGTTGCAGGACAACGCCTGGACGCGGCGGCGCCTGTTGCAACAGCACGCCCTGGGTGGCCGCTACGTGACCCTGGTCGGCGCGCCGGAGCAAGTGGCCGAGCAGCTGATCGCCTGGATCGATGAAACCGGCCTGGACGGCTTCAACCTGACCCGCACCGTCACCCCGGAAAGCTTCGAGGCCTTCATCGACCTGGTCATCCCGCAGCTGCAGCAACGTGGCCGCTACAAGACCGCCTACGCCGAAGGCACATTGCGCGAAAAGCTGTTCCAGGCCGACCACCCGTACCTGCCCGCCGACCACCCTGGCTCGACTTACCGCTTTGCCTCTGCCCCTACCCCGACTGGAGCCCTGCACCATGCTTGA
- a CDS encoding MetQ/NlpA family ABC transporter substrate-binding protein — MLEKLFRPVAAIALTLGLSASTLAAEPLKIGTTAAFAIPLEAAVEEAHKQGLEVKLIEFSDWIAPNVSLNSGDIDVNYFQHIPFLENAKAAAGFNLVPYAPGIINNVGLYSKKYQSFADLPKGASVAIANDPINSGRGLQLLAKAGLISLKPGVGYKATEADIVANPKKLKILQVEAVQLVRAYDDADLVQGYPAYIRLANSFDAGSALLFDGLENKEYVIQFVIRPQSKDDPRLARFVDIYQHSPAVRAALDKAHGKLYQVGWEG, encoded by the coding sequence ATGCTTGAGAAACTGTTCCGGCCCGTCGCGGCCATTGCCCTCACCCTCGGCCTCAGCGCCAGCACCCTGGCTGCCGAACCGCTGAAGATCGGTACCACTGCCGCCTTTGCCATCCCGCTGGAAGCGGCTGTGGAAGAAGCGCACAAACAAGGCCTGGAAGTGAAGCTGATCGAGTTCAGCGACTGGATCGCGCCGAATGTCAGCCTCAACAGTGGCGACATCGACGTGAACTACTTCCAGCACATCCCGTTCCTGGAAAACGCCAAGGCTGCCGCAGGTTTCAACCTGGTGCCCTACGCACCCGGCATCATCAACAACGTCGGCCTGTACTCGAAAAAATACCAAAGCTTCGCCGACCTGCCCAAAGGCGCCAGCGTGGCCATCGCCAACGACCCGATCAACAGCGGCCGCGGCCTGCAGCTGCTGGCCAAGGCAGGCTTGATCAGCCTCAAGCCGGGGGTCGGCTACAAGGCCACCGAGGCCGACATCGTCGCCAACCCGAAAAAGCTGAAGATCCTCCAGGTCGAGGCGGTACAACTGGTACGTGCCTATGACGACGCCGACCTGGTGCAGGGCTACCCGGCGTACATCCGCCTGGCCAACAGCTTCGACGCCGGTTCGGCGCTGCTGTTCGACGGCCTGGAGAACAAGGAGTACGTGATCCAGTTCGTCATTCGCCCACAAAGCAAGGACGACCCGCGCCTGGCCAGGTTCGTCGATATCTACCAGCATTCGCCAGCAGTGCGCGCGGCGCTCGACAAGGCCCACGGCAAGCTTTACCAGGTCGGTTGGGAGGGCTGA
- a CDS encoding methionine ABC transporter ATP-binding protein: MSQASALRAPTAKSLAPTAREQALRPEVNQAHVRFIGLGKTYPGQAQPALQGIDLNIRHGEIFGIIGRSGAGKSSLLRTINRLEQPSQGRVLIDQVDIAAFHEDQLVTLRRRIGMIFQHFNLMSAKTVWQNVELPLKVAGVARAERQRKVRELLELVGLQEKHHVYPAQLSGGQKQRVGIARALVHDPEILLCDEATSALDPETTTSILELLRDINQRLGLTIVLITHEMAVIRDICHRVVVLERGEVVEQGEVWRVFGAPRHTVTRTLLAPLQARLPAALQASLQATPASHDSAVVLKLTVLGEPELSALFNDLGGRVRLLQGGVETIGEHALGQLILSVQHSPHDPHHLLERARRWAEDVEVLGHVV; this comes from the coding sequence ATGAGCCAGGCCAGCGCGCTCCGGGCGCCCACCGCAAAATCACTGGCACCGACGGCCAGGGAGCAGGCCCTGCGCCCCGAGGTCAATCAGGCTCATGTGCGCTTCATCGGCCTGGGCAAGACCTACCCGGGCCAGGCGCAACCGGCCTTGCAAGGGATCGACCTGAACATCCGCCATGGCGAGATATTCGGCATCATCGGTCGCAGTGGCGCCGGCAAGTCATCGCTACTGCGTACCATCAACCGCCTGGAGCAGCCCAGCCAGGGCCGGGTGTTGATCGACCAGGTGGACATCGCAGCCTTTCACGAGGACCAGCTGGTAACTCTGCGTCGGCGCATCGGCATGATCTTCCAGCATTTCAACCTGATGTCAGCCAAGACCGTGTGGCAGAACGTCGAGCTGCCGCTGAAGGTCGCCGGCGTGGCCAGGGCCGAGCGTCAGCGCAAGGTGCGCGAACTGTTGGAGCTGGTCGGCCTGCAGGAAAAGCACCATGTGTACCCGGCGCAGCTATCCGGCGGGCAGAAGCAGCGGGTCGGCATTGCCCGGGCGCTGGTGCATGACCCCGAGATCCTGCTGTGCGACGAGGCCACCTCGGCGCTGGACCCGGAAACCACCACGTCGATCCTTGAATTGCTGCGCGATATCAACCAGCGCCTGGGCCTTACCATCGTGCTGATCACCCACGAGATGGCAGTGATCCGCGACATCTGCCACCGGGTGGTAGTACTCGAGCGCGGTGAAGTGGTCGAGCAGGGCGAGGTCTGGCGGGTATTCGGCGCACCGCGCCACACGGTTACCCGGACCCTGCTCGCGCCCTTGCAGGCCAGGCTGCCTGCCGCCTTGCAAGCCAGCCTGCAGGCGACCCCGGCGAGCCATGACAGTGCCGTGGTGCTGAAGCTGACCGTGCTCGGCGAGCCGGAGCTGTCGGCCCTGTTCAACGACCTGGGTGGCCGCGTGCGCCTGCTGCAGGGCGGCGTGGAAACCATTGGCGAGCATGCCCTGGGGCAGCTGATCCTGTCGGTGCAGCACTCGCCGCACGACCCTCATCATTTGCTGGAGCGCGCCCGCCGCTGGGCCGAGGACGTGGAGGTACTAGGCCATGTGGTTTGA
- a CDS encoding SfnB family sulfur acquisition oxidoreductase encodes MSSQANTRFHSDLDSSPVLLPAKVLRNDAEALQAARELAEVAREQAARRDQQRKLPWAEIELFTRSGLGSISVPKAFGGPEVSFETIAEVFRLISAADPALGQIPQNQFGILQLLRLTGTEAQQAAIYRSVLDGWRIGNAGPERGTKDTLTLKARLTRAGDGYCISGEKFYSTGALFAHWVAVKALDDEGRQRLAFVRRGSPGLRIVDDWSGFGQRTTASGTVLLDQVPVEAELVIDNWRQRDIANTQGAASQLIQAAIDAGIAEAAIEDAITFVREKSRPWVDANVERASDDPYVIADVGRLKLELHAAEAMLRKAARVLDEVNAAPIDAASAARASIAVAEAKVLTTEIALQASEKLFELAGSRATLAEFNLDRHWRNARVHTLHDPVRWKYHAVGAYHLNGTLPARHSWI; translated from the coding sequence ATGTCCAGCCAAGCCAATACCCGATTCCACAGCGACCTGGACAGCTCGCCGGTGCTGCTGCCAGCCAAGGTGCTGCGCAACGACGCCGAAGCCTTGCAAGCGGCCCGCGAACTGGCCGAGGTCGCCCGCGAGCAGGCCGCCCGCCGCGACCAGCAACGCAAACTGCCATGGGCCGAGATCGAGCTGTTCACCCGCAGCGGCCTGGGCAGCATCAGCGTCCCCAAAGCCTTTGGCGGCCCCGAAGTGTCGTTCGAGACCATCGCCGAAGTGTTCCGCCTGATCAGCGCCGCCGACCCGGCCCTGGGGCAGATCCCGCAGAACCAGTTCGGCATCCTGCAACTGCTGCGCCTGACCGGTACCGAAGCGCAGCAGGCAGCGATCTACCGCAGCGTGCTTGACGGCTGGCGCATCGGCAATGCCGGGCCCGAGCGCGGCACCAAAGATACCCTCACACTCAAGGCCAGGCTTACCCGGGCCGGCGACGGCTATTGCATCAGCGGTGAGAAGTTCTATTCCACGGGTGCACTGTTCGCCCATTGGGTGGCGGTCAAGGCGCTGGACGACGAAGGCCGCCAGCGCCTGGCGTTCGTCCGCCGCGGCAGCCCGGGGCTGCGCATCGTCGATGACTGGTCCGGGTTCGGCCAGCGCACTACCGCCAGCGGCACCGTGCTGCTCGACCAGGTGCCAGTGGAGGCCGAGCTGGTGATCGACAACTGGCGCCAGCGCGACATCGCCAATACCCAGGGTGCAGCTTCGCAACTGATCCAGGCGGCCATCGATGCAGGCATTGCCGAAGCGGCGATCGAGGATGCGATCACATTCGTCCGCGAGAAGTCGCGCCCATGGGTCGACGCCAATGTCGAACGTGCCAGTGACGATCCGTATGTGATTGCCGACGTCGGCCGCCTGAAGCTCGAACTGCACGCCGCCGAAGCGATGCTGCGCAAGGCGGCGCGGGTCCTCGACGAAGTCAATGCGGCGCCGATCGACGCCGCAAGCGCGGCGCGCGCCTCGATCGCGGTGGCCGAGGCCAAGGTGCTGACTACCGAGATCGCCCTGCAGGCCAGCGAGAAGCTGTTCGAGCTGGCCGGCAGCCGCGCCACCCTTGCCGAATTCAACCTCGACCGCCACTGGCGCAACGCCCGGGTGCACACCCTGCATGACCCGGTGCGCTGGAAGTACCACGCGGTGGGCGCTTACCACCTCAACGGCACGCTGCCTGCGCGGCATTCCTGGATCTGA
- the tcyL gene encoding cystine ABC transporter permease, whose product MIAESLQLVVDSAPFLLKGAGYTVLLSVGGMFFGLLLGFALALMRLSKIMPLNWLARVYVSFFRGTPLLVQLFVIYFGMPQIGIELDPIPASLIGLSLNMAAYICEILRAAISSIDRGQWEAAASIGMTRVQAMRRAILPQALRTALPPLGNSFISLVKDTALAATIQVPELFRQAQLITARTFEVFTMYVAVAVIYWVLCSILAHFQNRMEARVNQHDQEH is encoded by the coding sequence ATGATCGCTGAAAGCCTGCAACTCGTTGTCGATTCTGCGCCCTTCCTGCTGAAGGGCGCGGGTTATACCGTGCTGCTCAGCGTTGGCGGCATGTTCTTCGGCCTGCTGCTGGGGTTTGCCCTGGCGCTGATGCGGCTGTCGAAGATCATGCCACTGAACTGGCTGGCCCGGGTTTACGTGTCGTTTTTCCGCGGCACACCGCTGCTGGTACAGCTGTTCGTGATCTATTTCGGCATGCCGCAGATCGGCATCGAGCTGGACCCGATCCCGGCCTCGCTGATCGGCCTGTCGCTGAACATGGCCGCCTACATCTGCGAAATCCTCCGCGCGGCGATCTCCTCGATCGACCGCGGCCAGTGGGAAGCCGCTGCCAGCATCGGCATGACCCGTGTCCAGGCCATGCGCCGGGCCATCCTGCCACAAGCCTTGCGCACCGCCCTGCCACCGTTGGGCAACAGCTTCATCTCGCTGGTCAAGGACACCGCCCTGGCGGCGACCATCCAGGTGCCCGAGCTGTTCCGCCAGGCCCAGCTGATTACCGCGCGCACCTTCGAGGTGTTCACCATGTACGTGGCGGTCGCAGTCATCTACTGGGTGCTGTGCAGCATCCTCGCGCACTTCCAGAACCGCATGGAAGCCCGCGTCAACCAGCATGACCAGGAGCATTGA
- a CDS encoding SfnB family sulfur acquisition oxidoreductase produces MTTTIITNDTQALAVAEDITQQLRRDSAQRDRERRLPHAELELFTRSGLWAISVPKAFGGAGVSNVTLAKVIARIAQADGSLGQIPQNHFYALEVLRVNGSPEQQKRLYGEVLAGRRFGNALAELGTRTANDRTTRLSRDGDGFRINGRKFYATGAIYAQRIPTSVVDEHGVQHLAFVPADSQGLQVIDDWSGFGQRTTGSGSVVFDNVHVSAADVVPFQSAFERPTPVGPLAQILHAAIDTGIARAAYEDALHFVRSRSRPWVDSGLDKATDDPLTLKSFGQLAIRLHAAEALLERAGEYLDRARDDSSADKVAAASIAVAEARAISTEISLAAGTTLFELSGSQATLAEHNLDRHWRNARVHTLHDPVRWKYHAIGNYYLNDANPPRRGTI; encoded by the coding sequence ATGACTACAACCATCATTACCAACGACACCCAAGCACTGGCCGTCGCCGAAGACATCACCCAGCAACTGCGCCGCGACAGCGCTCAGCGCGACCGCGAACGCCGCCTGCCGCACGCCGAACTGGAGCTGTTCACCCGCTCCGGCCTGTGGGCCATCAGCGTGCCCAAGGCCTTCGGCGGTGCCGGGGTGTCCAATGTCACCCTGGCCAAGGTCATCGCCCGCATCGCCCAGGCCGACGGCTCGCTCGGGCAGATCCCGCAGAACCACTTCTACGCCCTGGAAGTGCTGCGGGTGAATGGTTCGCCCGAACAGCAAAAGCGCCTGTATGGCGAAGTATTGGCTGGCCGTCGCTTCGGCAACGCCCTGGCCGAACTGGGCACCAGGACTGCCAACGACCGCACCACCCGCCTGAGCCGCGATGGCGACGGTTTCCGCATCAATGGCCGCAAGTTCTACGCCACCGGGGCCATCTACGCCCAGCGCATTCCCACCTCGGTAGTCGACGAGCACGGCGTGCAACACCTGGCGTTCGTCCCGGCCGACAGCCAGGGCCTGCAGGTGATCGACGACTGGAGCGGTTTCGGCCAGCGCACCACCGGCAGCGGCTCGGTGGTGTTCGACAATGTCCATGTCAGCGCCGCCGACGTGGTGCCGTTCCAGAGCGCCTTCGAGCGCCCTACCCCGGTCGGCCCGCTGGCGCAGATTCTTCATGCCGCGATCGACACCGGCATCGCCCGCGCCGCCTATGAAGACGCCTTGCACTTCGTGCGCAGCCGTAGCCGCCCGTGGGTCGACTCCGGCCTGGACAAGGCCACCGACGACCCGTTGACGCTGAAGAGCTTCGGCCAGCTGGCGATCCGTCTGCACGCCGCCGAAGCCCTGCTGGAGCGTGCCGGCGAATACCTGGACCGCGCCCGCGACGACAGCAGCGCCGACAAGGTTGCCGCTGCCTCCATTGCCGTGGCCGAAGCCCGCGCGATCAGCACCGAGATATCCCTGGCAGCCGGCACGACGCTGTTCGAGCTGAGCGGCAGCCAGGCCACTCTCGCCGAACACAACCTCGATCGCCACTGGCGCAACGCCCGCGTGCACACCCTGCATGACCCGGTGCGCTGGAAGTACCACGCCATCGGCAATTACTACCTCAACGATGCCAACCCGCCACGCCGGGGGACCATCTGA
- the tcyN gene encoding L-cystine ABC transporter ATP-binding protein TcyN: MIEVKGLTKRFKGQTVLNGIDLTVQPGEVVAIIGPSGSGKTTFLRCLNLLETPDAGQIQIGDISIDANRPLGGQQSAIRRLRQQAGFVFQNFNLFPHRTALENVIEGPVIVKKTPREQAIELGRRLLAKVGLAGKEDAYPRRLSGGQQQRVAIARALAMEPEVILFDEPTSALDPELVGEVLATIRGLAEERRTMIIVTHEMSFARDVANRVIFFDKGVIVEQGEAKALFAAPKEERTRQFLRKFLGTAASE, from the coding sequence ATGATTGAAGTCAAAGGCCTGACCAAGCGGTTCAAGGGCCAGACCGTGCTCAACGGTATCGACCTGACCGTGCAGCCGGGCGAGGTGGTGGCGATCATCGGCCCGAGCGGGTCTGGCAAAACCACCTTCCTGCGTTGCCTGAACCTGCTGGAAACCCCCGATGCCGGGCAGATCCAGATCGGTGACATCAGCATCGACGCCAACCGCCCGCTGGGTGGCCAGCAAAGCGCGATCCGCCGCCTGCGCCAGCAGGCCGGGTTCGTCTTCCAGAACTTCAACCTGTTCCCGCACCGCACCGCCCTGGAGAACGTCATCGAGGGCCCGGTGATCGTCAAGAAGACGCCCCGCGAGCAGGCCATCGAGCTGGGCCGGCGCCTGTTGGCCAAGGTCGGCCTGGCGGGCAAGGAAGATGCCTACCCGCGGCGCCTGTCCGGTGGCCAGCAGCAACGGGTAGCCATCGCCCGGGCCCTGGCCATGGAACCGGAGGTGATCCTGTTCGACGAACCGACTTCGGCGCTCGACCCGGAGCTGGTGGGTGAAGTGCTGGCGACCATCCGCGGCCTGGCCGAGGAGCGACGCACCATGATCATCGTGACCCACGAGATGAGCTTTGCCCGGGACGTGGCGAACCGGGTGATCTTCTTCGACAAGGGGGTGATCGTGGAACAAGGCGAGGCCAAGGCGCTGTTCGCGGCACCGAAGGAAGAACGTACCCGGCAATTCCTGCGCAAGTTCCTCGGGACAGCCGCTTCCGAGTGA